The following are from one region of the Primulina eburnea isolate SZY01 chromosome 17, ASM2296580v1, whole genome shotgun sequence genome:
- the LOC140818174 gene encoding auxin-responsive protein SAUR50-like: protein MAIKKPVAKVSQATALRQILKRCSSLGKKNGYDTEDGLPVDVPKGHFALYVGRNRSRYIVPISLLTHPEFQVLLRQAEEEFGFDHEMGLSIPCEEVVFRSLTSSMLR from the coding sequence ATGGCGATCAAGAAACCTGTAGCCAAGGTCTCCCAGGCAACAGCACTGAGGCAAATCTTGAAGAGATGCTCCAGCTTGGGCAAGAAAAATGGGTACGACACAGAAGATGGGTTGCCGGTGGACGTACCCAAAGGTCATTTCGCGCTGTACGTGGGACGAAACCGGAGCAGATACATCGTGCCCATCTCTCTGTTGACTCATCCCGAGTTCCAGGTGTTGCTGAGACAGGCGGAAGAAGAGTTTGGATTCGATCACGAGATGGGACTCAGTATCCCTTGCGAAGAAGTCGTTTTCAGATCACTGACTTCTTCCATGCTCCGATGA
- the LOC140818692 gene encoding pentatricopeptide repeat-containing protein At4g33990-like, which yields MVFDEIPIKNAVCVNTLLSGYGGWKMWDQGVKLVGGMQLLGLEADNFTFSTALRSCTGLYDVELGKQIRGTVIRKVIEFGADVFLQCLLIEMYGKCGLVESAKKVFDMECGKNGNYGEVIKLFNSMLNPGIKPDGVAFLSVISACGHTGQVDLGIKFFESMTLIYGLSASQKHYSCLVDLLCRAGELEKACKLVDVVSNTGYENFTVSLWGALLSACNERGNVKLGKVAAQRALDLEPSNVGIYVILSNMYAKNGMWDGIEQPRELMKRRGLKKDIGWSLIDVVT from the exons ATGGTGTTTGATGAAATTCCGATCAAGAATGCTGTATGTGTTAATACGCTTTTGTCGGGTTATGGTGGGTGGAAAATGTGGGATCAAGGGGTTAAGCTGGTCGGGGGAATGCAACTGTTGGGTCTGGAAGCCGATAATTTTACATTTTCTACAGCCTTGCGGTCATGTACGGGGCTGTATGATGTTGAATTGGGTAAGCAGATTCGTGGGACGGTTATTCGAAAAGTTATTGAATTTGGAGCTGATGTGTTTCTGCAGTGCCTGTTGATTGAAATGTATGGTAAATGTGGACTCGTGGAGAGTGCAAAAAAAGTGTTTGATATG GAGTGTGGGAAAAATGGAAATTATGGAGAAGTCATTAAGCTGTTCAATAGCATGCTGAATCCGGGGATTAAACCTGATGGAGTGGCATTTTTGTCAGTTATCTCTGCTTGTGGCCACACTGGCCAAGTGGACCTTGGGATAAAGTTCTTTGAGTCAATGACTCTAATCTATGGGTTAAGTGCTAGTCAGAAGCATTACAGTTGTCTCGTGGACTTGCTTTGTAGGGCTGGCGAGCTGGAGAAGGCATGTAAATTAGTAGATGTTGTATCAAATACTGGATATGAGAACTTCACTGTTTCCTTGTGGGGGGCATTACTTAGTGCTTGCAACGAGCGTGGAAATGTCAAATTGGGAAAGGTGGCTGCTCAAAGAGCCCTGGACTTGGAGCCTAGCAACGTTGGAATTTATGTTATACTGTCCAATATGTATGCTAAGAATGGGATGTGGGATGGGATTGAACAACCGAgggagttgatgaaaagaagaGGATTGAAGAAAGATATTGGATGGAGTTTGATAGATGTAGTGACTTGA